A stretch of Carya illinoinensis cultivar Pawnee chromosome 14, C.illinoinensisPawnee_v1, whole genome shotgun sequence DNA encodes these proteins:
- the LOC122294999 gene encoding protein N-lysine methyltransferase METTL21A: protein MEGEEDEDEIVCLDQSFFINDDYQLTNFTFGSQVIQLFCLHSASTDYDLTGQLVWPGAMLLNDCLSKNAEMLQGCSVIELGSGVGITGILCSRFCHDFVLTDHNDEVLKILKKNIELHASPENPNCCTGLVAEKLEWGNIDQINQILQNHSGGFDLVLGADICFQQSSIPLLYDTVKHLLQIRGKGRCKFILAYVSRTKIMDSLVINEAIQHGLKITEVAGTRCVVGNLNGTIFEITLQ, encoded by the exons atggaaggagaagaagacGAGGACGAGATAGTTTGCTTGGACCAATCTTTCTTCATCAATGacga TTACCAGCTAACGAATTTTACATTTGGGTCTCAAGTTATTCAACTATTTTGCCTCCACTCTGCTTCTA CTGATTATGATTTGACGGGACAATTGGTTTGGCCTGGCGCCATGCTGTTGAATGATTGCCTTTCAAAGAATGCTGAGATGCTCCAAGGATGTTCTGTTATCGAATTAGGCTCTGGTGTTG GAATTACTGGAATACTTTGCAGCAGATTTTGCCATGATTTTGTCTTGACAGACCATAATGATGAAGTGCTCAAG ATACTGAAGAAAAATATAGAGCTGCATGCATCTCCTGAAAATCCAAATTGTTGTACTG GATTAGTAGCTGAGAAGCTAGAATGGGGAAATATTGATCAGATCAACCAAATTCTACAAAATCATTCGGGAGGGTTTGATTTAGTTCTTGGAGCTGACATAT GCTTCCAACAATCCAGCATTCCTTTGCTTTATGACACCGTGAAACATCTCCTTCAAATAAGAGGGAAAGGACGGTGCAAATTCATACTTGCCTATGTATCCCGAACTAAGAT CATGGATTCATTGGTCATTAATGAAGCTATTCAGCATGGACTGAAAATAACTGAAGTAGCTGGGACACGATGTGTGGTTGGGAATCTTAATGGAACCATCTTTGAGATCACCCTTCAATAG